A window from Candidatus Binatia bacterium encodes these proteins:
- a CDS encoding sortase has product MDAAANRSGLRVWCQDHRHQIHVVTIALGLLGVCLVGAAGLIHGRAIGAQLLLRLAWQKQLATGEATAPWPGSDLRVQARLRVPRLGISQIVLQGATAKSLAYGPGENLQPEVPVGRPASRVIAGHRDTHFAFVHDLHLSDQILLEEPDGDWKIYHVQRREVRDRDDIGVAPVPHRPLLYLITCWPPVSDDGGLERTDKRLIITAQAEA; this is encoded by the coding sequence ATCGGCACCAGATCCATGTAGTCACCATCGCCCTCGGCCTGCTCGGGGTCTGCCTGGTGGGGGCCGCGGGGCTGATCCATGGCCGCGCGATCGGCGCGCAACTTCTCTTGCGCCTTGCCTGGCAGAAGCAACTGGCCACCGGCGAGGCGACTGCCCCGTGGCCCGGGTCGGACCTGCGCGTGCAGGCCCGGCTGCGGGTGCCGCGGCTGGGCATCTCGCAGATCGTCCTGCAGGGAGCCACTGCGAAATCGCTCGCCTACGGCCCGGGCGAGAATCTCCAACCCGAGGTCCCGGTCGGGCGGCCGGCCTCGCGCGTGATCGCCGGGCACCGCGACACGCACTTTGCCTTTGTGCACGACCTGCACCTCTCGGATCAGATTCTGCTGGAGGAACCCGACGGCGACTGGAAGATCTATCATGTGCAACGCCGCGAGGTGCGGGACCGCGACGACATCGGTGTCGCCCCGGTCCCGCACCGCCCGCTGCTCTACCTGATCACCTGCTGGCCACCGGTCAGCGACGATGGCGGCCTGGAGCGCACCGACAAACGCCTGATCATTACTGCGCAAGCGGAAGCGTGA